The Agrococcus sp. ProA11 genomic sequence CTTCGGCTACCAGCCCGACGGCGGGCCGATCGCCGACCAGAACTCGGCATCGATTGCGGCGGCGCCGAACGACCTGGGCTACATCTGGGAGTTCGCGCCCGGCGACCGCGAGGTCGTGCAGGTGATCGTCTCGGTTCGGGAGGATGCGGCCAGCACCGGCTCGTGGATCATCAGCCCCACGCAGAGCACGCAGGACGGCTCGCGGCTGTACCGCTGGCGCTGAGGCGCGACCGGTCTCGACCCGCCGGTCGAGGAGGTGACGGGCGCAGCCCGGCACCGTCACGAGACCACCGGCGAGCGACCGCCCGGTCTCGTGACGCGCGCGGCTGCGCCGCGCGCTCCTCGACCTACGGAACACACCACCGGTCTCGTGACGCGCGCGGCTGCGCCGCACGCTCCTCGACCTACGAGTGGGCTACAGCTGGCAGCCGGGGCACCAGTAGAGCTTGCGGCCCTGCATGGTCTCGAGCGCGATCGGGGTGCCGCACCGGCGGCACGGAAGTCCCTCGCGCTTGTAGACCCAGTGCCGGTCGGCGCGGTTCGCGAGCGCCGCCTCCCGCTTGACGCCTCGCAGCCCATCGATCGTGAGCATCTGCCCGGTCTCGACGCCGATGCGCAGCAGCTTCACCCAGTCGCGCCAGAGTCCACGCAGTTCATCGTCCGTCAGCTGGCTGCCGGGCCGGTGCGGATCGATCCGCCCGCGGAACAGCAGCTCCGCCCGGTAGACATTGCCGATCCCGGCGACGACCGACTGATCCATGAGCAGCTGCCCGATCGACTGGTTCGACCGAGAGGCGCGCGCAACGAAGCGATCCTCGGCCTGCGCCCGCGTCTCGGTGAGCGCCTGCGGATCCGGCCCGAGCCTCGCGGCGAGCGCATGCACCTGCGCGTCGTCGAGCACCTCGCACACCGTCGGGCCGCGCAGGTCGGCGACCGCCATGGAGGTGAGGATGCGC encodes the following:
- a CDS encoding DNA-formamidopyrimidine glycosylase family protein, which translates into the protein MPEGHSVHRIARQFGANFVGSTAAVSSPQGRFEVGAAELDGRAMTSSQAIGKHLLLGFDGTPADPERVLHVHLGIYGAWDFAGAISVDPTILASRAAVGAARMGQTGMRGVGVGAGTGAGVDGEHEDSIASIGAPRLARLRAGEQERVSEAVDFPPEPVGQVRVRILTSMAVADLRGPTVCEVLDDAQVHALAARLGPDPQALTETRAQAEDRFVARASRSNQSIGQLLMDQSVVAGIGNVYRAELLFRGRIDPHRPGSQLTDDELRGLWRDWVKLLRIGVETGQMLTIDGLRGVKREAALANRADRHWVYKREGLPCRRCGTPIALETMQGRKLYWCPGCQL